A segment of the Aromatoleum aromaticum EbN1 genome:
CCCTGCATTGTAGCCGGCCGATGCGAGCACCGGATGATTGTCGAGTCCGTCGAGGATCAGCCGCATGTAGCTCGTGCCCAGCAGCACGTTGGTGTTGGGGTCGGTGAGCATGCCTACGTGGTAGTCCGGCAGACCGATCTTGCCGGCGACCCATTTGCCGGTCGCAGGCATCACCTGCATCAGCCCCTGCGCGCCGGAACTCGAACGCGCCGGTGCGATGAAGCGGCTTTCCTGGCGCATCAGCCCGTATACCCAGCTGATGTCGAGCCCGCGCTCGCGTACCTGCGGCTCGATCAGTGGACGATACGGCGTGATGTAGCGCAGGTCGAAGTTGGCGTGCGCATCGGTGCGCTCGGCGGTGTTGATGGCGCGGTCGAAGATCTCGTGCCTGAGCGCGAGGCGTGCGGCCGCGATGAGGAAACCTTCATCCTGGCCGCGCAGGGCCCAGTTCCACTCGCGCGCCGCGTCGGTGCGCAGGTCGAGCCGGTACAGCGCGAGTGCCCGCTGCAGGCCGGGATTGGCTGCGGCTCGCGCGGTGTCGCCCGCCGTCACCGCGCCGTTGCCGGTCGGTGCGGAAAAAAGCTCGCCGTCTTCTTCGGCCGCTAGCAGGCCGTAAAAATGCGGTTCGCCAGCAATGCGCCGGTAAAGCGCCGCAGCTTCGTCCGCGCGGCCGAGGGCAGCGCGTGCGCGGCCCAGCCAGTAGATCCACTCCGCGTTGGCCTGCTCGGCCGCCGGCAGCGCCTCGATCGAGGACTCCACCATGCGCCAGTCCTCTACCCGCAGCGCCGCGCGCACTCGCCACGCGCGCTGCTCGCTGCTCATCGCCACGTCGCCGGCCGCGCGGTACCACTCGGAGGCCTGCGGCAGGCGCGCGAGCGCGCCGTAATGGCCGAGAACCGCGTGGGCGTAGGCCCGTTCGTCGTGATCGAGCCGATCGCTGATGCGCTGAAAACGGACCTGCGCGGCGCGCGGGTCGTCCTTGCGCGCGAGGCTGACCAGCGCCGTCAAGGCGAGCTCGCGGCCGGGCCGGGTCGCGGCGAAGTTCGCGGGCAGGCGGTCGAGGTACGCTTCGGGGGACTTCACTGCGTGGTCGAAACTGGCGAGCTTCGGCATTTCGCCGGCCGCGAGCCAGGCGAGCGTGCTGCGCGCCGCGGTGAAGCTGCGGCTCTCGATCTGCCGGCGGAATCGCCACCACAGCTCGTCCGCGCCGACAGCGCCGCCGGTCGCGAGTGCGCGCAGGACCGGCTCGCAGGCGACGTGGCTGTCGCTCAGTTCCATCCACTGGGCGCGCGTCTCGGCCAGCACTTTGGTGTCGCCGAGGTTGAGCCGGGCGGTGCGGTAATGGCAGCGCAGCTCGGCGTCCGGTTCGCGCAGGTCGACGTACAGGCGCAGGAATCCCGGCCAGTCCTCGTCGCGCACCGTGCGGCGCAGCCAGTCGGCGCGCAGGCGTTCCGCCAGCAGGCTGTCGGGATCCTGCAGCAGGAACTCGGTCAACTCGATGATCGGCGCCGGATCGGGGCGCGCAAGCTTGTTCGACAGCAGCCAGTACCTGACGTACGGATCGAGCGGATGTGAAGTGCGTTGCGTATCGAGCTGCTCGAGCGCGTCCCGGTCGCCGGTGCGCAGCGCCTCCCGCGCCGCCAGGATCCGTTCATCCCCGGGATCGCCGAGCACTCCCGCGCTCAGAACCATCAACCCCAGGGCCACGCCCGCCCACAATCCCTTGATCATCCCTTACCATCCTGTTTTTGATTCGACTCACCTTAGCACAGTGACGACCCCCGTTTCCCCTGCCGATGACGACGTGGACCGCATCCGGCGGGCACTGCGCGAGCGCGCGTGCGCCGAGCGCCTGGCGCTGCCGGACGAGCGCCGCGCGATGCTCACGGAGCAGCTCGAAGCGCATCTTGAGGGGGTGGTCACGCGACTTGCCCCGCGCGTGCTGGCGTTCTGCTGGCCGTATCGGGCCGAGCCCGACCTGCGTGCATGGATGTGCCGCTGGCTCGCCGGCGGACCCTCGCGCATCGCGGCGCTGCCGGTGGTACAGGCAAAGGCAACGCCGATGGTGTTCCGCAGGTGGATGCCGGGCATGGAAATGATCTTCGATCGTCACGGCATCCCGCATCCGCCCGCCGGCGCGGCGATCGTGCCCGACGCGGTGCTGGTGCCGTGCAACGCGTTCGACGCCGCCGGCTACCGGCTCGGCTACGGTGGCGGCTATTTCGATCGCACGCTGGCGCTGATCGACACGGTCGCGGTCGGTGTCGGCTTCGAGCTGGGGCGGGCCGAAACGGTGTATCCGCAGCGCCACGACCGCCCGATGCAGTGGATCGTGACCGAAACAGGGGCTTTCCCGGTCCGGCCGCACGCTGCCTGAAGCGGGGGTTCAGCCGAGGAACATGCGGTATGCCGGGTTCCCGGACTCATCGGCGGATTCATAGCCGAGCCGGTCGAGAAACGCGCTGAATGCCGTCTTGTCGCCGGGAGGCACCTGCATGCCGACCAGCACGCGACCCGAATCCGAGCCGTGGTTGCGGTAGTGGAACAGGCTGATGTTCCAGTCCGAGTGCAGATTCGTGAGGAAATTCATCAGGGCACCGGGGCGCTCGGGGAATTCGAAGCGGTACACCAGCTCGTTGTCGATGTGCGGCGCGTGTCCGCCGACCATGTAGCGGACGTGGCTCTTCGCCATTTCGTCGTCGGTGAGGTCGACTGCCGGCAGTTCGTGGCGCCCGAGCATCTCGATGAGGCGGGACGCCTCGGCGCGGTTGTGCACCGACACGCCGACGAAGATGTGCGCCTGTTCGGCGTCGGCGTAGCGATAGTTGAACTCGGTGATGTGGCGATCGCCGACGAGGCTGCAGAATTTGCGGAACGAGCCGGGGCGTTCCGGGATCGTCACGGCGAACACCGCCTCGCGTTGCTCGCCCACTTCGGCGCGTTCGGCAACGAAACGCAGGCGATCGAAATTCATGTTCGCGCCGGACGCCACCGCTACCAGGCACTTGCCATGCAGATTGTGGCGCTTCGCGTATTCCTTCGCCCCGGCGATCGCCAGCGCGCCGGAAGGCTCGAGGATCGAGCGCGTGTCCTCGAAGACGTCTTTCAGGGCGGCGCAGATCGCGTCGTTGTCGACGAGGACCATCTCGTCGACATACTCCCGGCACAGCCGGAAAGTCTCTTCGCCGATCTGCTTGACCGCGGTGCCGTCGGCGAACAGGCCGACCTGGTCGAGAACGACCCGTTCGCCCGCTGCGAGCGAGCGCGTCATCGCGTCGGCGTCCACCGTCTCGACGCCGACGATCCTGATTTCGGGCCGCAGCCGCTTCACGTAGGCGGCAACGCCGGCGATCAGTCCGCCGCCGCCAACGGCGCAGAAAATCGCGTGGATCGGATCGGGGTGCGCGCGCAGGATCTCCATGCCGATCGTGCCCTGTCCGGCGATGACGTCCGGGTCGTCATAAGGATGGACGAAAGTGAGCTTGTCCACCTTTTCCAGTTCCAGCGAGTGGGCGTAGGCGTCCGAGTAGGAGTCACCGGCGAGCACCACCTCGCCGCCCCGCGCCCTGACCGCGTCGACCTTGATCTGCGGCGTCGAAGTCGGCATCACGATCACCGCGCGCACCCCGAGCTTCTGCGCCGACAGCGCGACGCCTTGTGCATGATTGCCGGCCGAGGCGCAGATCACCCCCCGCTTGAGCGCCTGCGGCGGCAGGTGCGCCATCTTGTTGTAGGCCCCGCGCAGCTTGAAGCTGAATACCGGCTGCATGTCCTCGCGCTTGAGGTAGATGCGGTTGTGGATGCGTGCGGACAGGTTCGGGGCGAGGTCGAGCGGAGTTTCTTCCGCGACGTCATAGACGCGGGCGTTGAGGGTTTTTTCCAGATAATCCGGGATTGCGGCAGTCATCGGCGGTCCCTGAGCGGGAGAACAAAGGGAACGAGCGTAGCAGCCGGCGTGGCACGGCGGCAAGCGTGGGGTCAGTCCGGGCCCGGCTCGCCTTCGAGCATGCGTTGCTGCCGGTCGATGAATTCCTGCGTCGAGTCGATGCCGCGCAGCTGCAGGATCGTCGAGCGCACGGCCGCCTCGAGCAGCACCGCGATGTTGCGGCCGGCCGCGACCGGCAGGATCGCGCGGAGGACCGGCACGCCCAGCACCTCCTGGGTTTCGCGGTGCATCGGCAGCCGCGAAGGATCGGTCTGGCCGGGCAGACGCCGCTCGAGATGGACCACGAGACGCAGGCGCATCTTCCGGCGGCATGCGGTCTCGCCGAAGATGGTGCGGATATTGAGGATGCCCAGACCGCGCACTTCGATGAAATCCTTGAGCATTGCGGGGCAGCGGCCTTCGAGCACGGTCGGCGCGATGCGCGAGAATTCGACGATGTCGTCAGCCACCAGGCCATGGCCGCGCGAGATCAGCTCCAGCGCGAGTTCGGACTTTCCCGCGCCCGAATTGCCGGTGATGAACACGCCCAGTCCAAGCACGTCCATGAACACACCGTGCAGCGAGATTTTCTCGGAGAGCTCGCGCGACAGGTACAGACGGAGCTGATCGATGACGCTGGCGGCAGGATGAGGCGTGGTAAAGAGCGCTATATCGGCGTTCTCGCAGATCGTGCACAGGATCGGAGGGGGCTGACACCTGTCGGCGACGATGATCGCCGGGGGCCGGGCGTTGATGATCTCGGTGAGGTGATGGCCGATTTTCTCGCGGGACTGACGCTGTGCCCAGGACAGCTCGGCGGCCCCGAGGATCTGCAACCGGGCGGGGTGGATCAGGTTCAGGTGGCCGATCAGGTCTGCCGGCCAGATGCGGTCTTCAGTGACCGAAATCGTGCGGTCGAGCTGTCCGCTGACGTGCGTCAGCGCCAGCCTTTCGCGCTGGGCTTCATACAGCAGCGCGACGTTCGTCTGTCGCATGGGGTCCCCAGGAGGCGAACAGGGAGTGGATCGTGGCGGCATCGGGCGCATCGAGCAGGCGCTCGCGGAAGTCGCGGTCGCTGAACATCTGCGCGAGTTCGGAGAGCAACTGCAGGTGGCGCTCGTTCGCCTGCTCCGGCACCAGCAGCACGAACAGCATATTGACCGGTCGCCCGTCCGGCGCGTCGAACTGCACGGGCGTCGCGAGACGCAGAAATGCGCCCGCCGCGTCCTTCAGGCCCTTGATGCGGCCGTGGGGAATCGCGATCCCCTGACCGAGCCCGGTCGAACCGAGGCGTTCGCGTGAAAACAGGCTGTCGAACACCACGCTGTGGGCGATGCCGTGGTTGTTCTCGAACAGCAGGCCAGCCTGTTCAAAGACGCGCTTCTTGCTGCTCGCGTCGAGGTCGATGACCACGTTTGAAGGTGGCAGGAGTTCGGCAATGAGGCTCATGCTGCTCATGACGCGCGCGACGCCGGAAGAGGTGCCGCGCGCGAGAAAAGTCGTAGGGCGTGTCGCAGGCGTGGGACGGATGCCCACGCATTATAGACACCCCCCGGAGCGGGAAGAGAGAGGGACTCGATCAGAGTTCCGTGCTTTGGTGCTTCAGCGCGTCGTGGTTGTGGTCGAACGCTTTCTGCTTGTATTTCATGACTTGGCGGTCGAGCTTGTCGACCATCGCGTCGATCGCCGCATACAGGTCGACGTCGTCGCTCTCGACATAGATGTCCTTGCCGCGCACGTGCAGGGTCACTTCGGCTTTCTGCCGGAGCTTTTCCACCGAAAGAATCACGCCGACGCTCGTCACGTTGTCGAAGTGGCGGATCACGCGGTCGAGCTTGTTCGTGACATATTCGCGAATCGCGGGGCTGACTTCGACATGATGTCCGGTGATGTTGAGATTCATGATCATTCCTCTTTTCAAATCGTCTTGCGCAGGCTGACCGGCGGGATATTGAGTGATTCGCGGTATTTTGCAATGGTGCGCCGCGCCACCACGATACCCTGCTGGCCCAACAATTCGGCAATCTTTGCGTCGGACAGAGGTTTTTTTCCGTCTTCGGCTTCGACCAACTGGCGGATCAGCGCGCGAATCGCCGTTGAGGATGCCGCTCCACCCGTATCGGTGGCGACGTGACTGCCGAAAAAATACTTCAGTTCGAACACGCCTCGCGGGGTGGCCATGAATTTCTGTGTCGTGACCCGCGAAACGGTGGATTCGTGCAGTTCCAGTTGGTCCGCGATTTCCCTCAGCGTCAGCGGGCGCATCGCCACCTCGCCATAATCGAAGAACTGCCGCTGCTGGTCAACGATCGCCTGGGAGACGCGCAGGATCGTGTCGAAACGCTGCTGCACGTTCTTGATCAGCCAGCGCGCTTCCTGCAACTGACTCGTCAAGGCGCCGCCGGAGCCGCGATTCTGCTGCAGGATGCTGGCGTACAGCGAGTTGATGCGCAGTTTCGGCATCGCTTCGGGATTCAGCGTGACGACCCAGCGCCCGCGCTGCTTGCGCACGACGACGTCGGGCATGATGTAGCGCGTTTCCTGCACTGAATGCTGGGAGCCCGGGTGCGGGTCGAGGCTGCAGATCAGCAGGTGCGCGCAGCGCAGCGCATCGTCGTCGCAACCGAGCAGGCGCTTGAGGCGGACGAAGTTGCGTTCGGCAAGAAGCTCGAGGTGATGGTCGACGATCTTCAGCGCGAGCTCGCGCGCTGGAGTCGGGCGCATCGCGCGCAGCTGCAGGCTGAGGCATTCCTGCGGCGTGCGCGCCGCGACGCCTGCGGGGTCGAGGTTCTGCACATGGTGTAGTGCGATCGACAGGTCGTCGAGGTCGTATTCGAGTTCCGGCGGCAACAGCGGCAGCAGCTCTTCGAGCGACTGGTTCAGATAGCCGTCGTCGTCGAGCGCCTCGATGATGAAGCGCACCAGCGCGCGGTCGCGATCGGACAGCGGCGACAGGCTGACCTGCTGGTCGAGGTGATCGCGCAGGCTGGTTTCCGCCGCCTGGAACTCCTGGTAGTCGCTGTCGTCCTCGTCGTCGCGGTTCGACGAGCCGCTTCCCGCGCTCGACCACTCACCGGCTTCGTCGAGGTTCGCCGGTCCCGCGTCGGGGTGCTGTTCGCTCGCCGCGGGAGGATTTTCGTTTTCGCCGCCTGTAGCTGCGGCCGTGGCGGGCGGGGGGACAAAATCGCTGCCGTCGCCGTCCTCGCGTTCGAGCATCGGGTTCTCGAGCAGGAAGCGTTCGAGCTCCTGGTTCAGTTCGAGCGTCGATAACTGCAACAGCTTGATCGACTGCTGCAGTTGCGGTGTCAGCGTGAGGTGCTGGGAGAGTTTGAGCTGGAGGGTCGGCTTCATCGGGAGGTGCTCGATCTGGCTCAGAGGCGGAAATGCTCGCCGAGATAGACCTGACGGACTCTCTCGTTGGCGACGATTTCGCCCGGCCGTCCGCTGGCGAGCACGCGGCCTTCGCTGATGATGTAGGCGCGGTCGCAGATACCGAGCGTCTCGCGCACGTTGTGGTCGGTGATCAGCACCCCGATGCCGCGGTCCTTGAGGAAACGGATGATCTTCTGGATGTCGAGCACCGCGATCGGGTCGACGCCGGCGAACGGCTCGTCGAGCAGGATCAGGCGCGGGTCGGTCGCGAGGGCGCGGGCGATTTCGCAGCGCCGCCGCTCGCCGCCCGACAGCGAGATCGCGGTGTTGTCGCGCAGATGCGCGATGCCGAGCTCCTCGAGCAGTTGTTCGAGTCGCGTGGTGATCTCTTCTTCAGTGAGCGTCTGCAGTTCGAGCACTGCGCGGATGTTCTCGGCGACCGTGAGCTTGCGAAAGACGCTCATCTCCTGCGGCAGATAAGACAGCCCGAGGCGTGCGCGAGCGTGGATCGGCAGGTGCGTGAGAAGCGCCTCGTCGAGCGTGATGTCGCCGCCGTCGGCCCGCACGAGCCCGACGATCATGTAGAAACAGGTCGTTTTGCCGGCGCCGTTCGGCCCGAGCAGTCCGACGACTTCGCCGCTGCCGACTTCGAAGCCGACGTCGTGGACGACCGTGCGCGCCTTGTAGCGCTTCTGCAGCCCGGCAACCTTAAGCAGACTCATCGGGCGTCTCGTTCAGTACCTTGCGGATCACGTCGCCGCCGAAGCCGCGGCTTTGCAGGAAGCGCGCCTGCTTCGCCCATTCCCGGGCATCGGCCGGGGCAGCGCCGAACTTGCCCGTCCATACCTGGCGGGCGCGACCGAGTTCGTCACCGCCGCCTTCGCTCACCAGCGCCGCATCGACGGTCTCGCGCGCCACTCCGCGCTGCGCCAGGTCGTGGCGCAGGCGGGCAGTGCCGAAGCGGGCGGCCTTGCCGCGCACCCAGGCTTCGGCGAAGCGCCGGTCGGAGAGCAGTTCCAGTTCGTGCATGCGGTTCAGGACGTCGTCGATTTCCTCGGCCGTGCCGTAGGGCGCCAGCTTGCGGGCGAGTTCGGCGCGGGAATGGTCGCGTCGCGCGAGATGGCGTATCGCCCGTTCCCGCAAGCTGATTTCAGCCATCGTGCGCCGCTCAGGGCTCGACCGGAGCCACCCCGGCGGGTGCAGCCTCGACAGCCATCGCGTTCAGGCCGACCTGCGCGCGGACCTTGTTTTCGATCTCGCGCGCGAGAGCCGGGTTCGCGCGCAGGAATTCGCGTGAATTGTCCTTGCCCTGGCCGATCTTCTCGCCCTTGTACGCATACCATGCGCCGGACTTGTCGACGATCTTGTGCTGCACGCCGAGGTCGATGATCTCGCCTTCGCGCGAGATGCCTTCGCCGTAGAGGATGTCGAAATGCGCTTCCTTGAACGGCGGCGCGACCTTGTTCTTGACGACCTTGCAGCGCGTCTCGGAGCCGACCACTTCGTCGCCTTTCTTGATCGCGCCAGTGCGGCGGATGTCGAGCCGTACCGAGGCGTAGAACTTCAGCGCGTTGCCGCCGGTCGTGGTCTCCGGGCTACCGAACATCACGCCGATCTTCATGCGGATCTGGTTGATGAAGATCACCAGGGTGTTGGTGCGCTTGATGTTCGCGGTGAGCTTCCTGAGCGCCTGGCTCATCAGGCGGGCCTGCAGGCCGGGCAGCTGGTCGCCCATCTCGCCTTCGATCTCGGCTTTCGGAGTCAGCGCCGCGACCGAGTCGATGACGACGATCTCGACGCCTCCCGAACGCACCAGCATGTCGGCGATCTCGAGCGCCTGCTCACCGGTGTCCGGCTGCGAGATCAGGAGGTCCTGGATGTTCACGCCGAGCTTCTCGGCGTAGCCGACGTCGAGCGCATGCTCGGCATCGATGAATGCGGCGGTGCCGCCGAGCTTCTGCATTTCGGCGATGACCTGCAGCGTCAACGTCGTCTTGCCGGAGGATTCCGGGCCGTAGATTTCGACGACCCGGCCGCGCGGCAAACCGCCCAGACCGAGCGCGATGTCGAGACCGAGCGAGCCGGTCGACACCGTCTGGATGTCACGTTCGATGGTGCCGTCGCCCATCCGCATGATCGAGCCTTTGCCGAACTGCTTCTCGATCTGCGAGAGCGCGGCGGCGAGGGCCTTGGCCTTGTTGTCGTCCATGTCGTGTCCTTTCAAACTTTGCGAATTATGGCACAGAGATTGCTGGGACGCAGGGTGCTGCCTCAGCGGCCTGCCGGGAAATCATATGTCATTATCCCGCGCAACGCCCGGATCACCGCCTGGCGCCGCACCGCTTCCCGGTCCCCGGGAAAATGCCGCGTTTCGCTGCCGATTGCTGCGCCGCGTCGACCCCACGCGAAACACACCATGCCGACCGGCTTGGCCGAGGTGCCGCCGCCCGGGCCGGCGACGCCGGACACCGCCAGCGCAATGTCGGCCCGGCTGCGGGCGAGCGTGCCGGCGACCATCTCGCGCACCGTTTCCTCGCTGACCGCGCCGAAGTCCGCCAGCGTTGCCGCTGTCACCCCGAGAAGTTCCTGCTTGGCTTCGTTGGAGTAGGTCACGAACCCGCAGTCGAACCACCCCGAGCTGCCAGCTGTCGCCGTGACCACTTCGGCGATCCAGCCGCCGGTGCACGATTCGGCGCTCGCAAGCCGCATGCCCCGTGCACCGAGCCACGCCCCGGCTTCCGCCGACAGAGCAGCCAGTTCCCTGTCCATCATCTCATCCAGAAAAACGCACCAGCAAAGCCAGCGCGAGAATGGCGTAGCCGGCCGCGATCACGTCGTCGAGCATCACGCCCAGGCCACCCTTGATGCGACTGTCCGCCCACCGGATTGGTTGCGGCTTGACGATATCGAAAAAGCGGAACAGCACGAAAGCGACGCTCTGCCACAGCAGGCCCGCCGGAGTGAAGAATAGTACCAGCCAGAAAGCGACGATCTCGTCCCAGACGATCGCCCCGTGGTCGGGCACGCCGAGGGCCCGGCCGGTGCGCTCGGCGGCGATCACGCC
Coding sequences within it:
- a CDS encoding lytic transglycosylase domain-containing protein, whose amino-acid sequence is MIKGLWAGVALGLMVLSAGVLGDPGDERILAAREALRTGDRDALEQLDTQRTSHPLDPYVRYWLLSNKLARPDPAPIIELTEFLLQDPDSLLAERLRADWLRRTVRDEDWPGFLRLYVDLREPDAELRCHYRTARLNLGDTKVLAETRAQWMELSDSHVACEPVLRALATGGAVGADELWWRFRRQIESRSFTAARSTLAWLAAGEMPKLASFDHAVKSPEAYLDRLPANFAATRPGRELALTALVSLARKDDPRAAQVRFQRISDRLDHDERAYAHAVLGHYGALARLPQASEWYRAAGDVAMSSEQRAWRVRAALRVEDWRMVESSIEALPAAEQANAEWIYWLGRARAALGRADEAAALYRRIAGEPHFYGLLAAEEDGELFSAPTGNGAVTAGDTARAAANPGLQRALALYRLDLRTDAAREWNWALRGQDEGFLIAAARLALRHEIFDRAINTAERTDAHANFDLRYITPYRPLIEPQVRERGLDISWVYGLMRQESRFIAPARSSSGAQGLMQVMPATGKWVAGKIGLPDYHVGMLTDPNTNVLLGTSYMRLILDGLDNHPVLASAGYNAGPSRARRWRDQRSLEGAIYAETIPFDETRDYVKKVMSNAVIYAAMLEGRPQSLKQRLGTIAPRPAEDQ
- a CDS encoding 5-formyltetrahydrofolate cyclo-ligase → MLTEQLEAHLEGVVTRLAPRVLAFCWPYRAEPDLRAWMCRWLAGGPSRIAALPVVQAKATPMVFRRWMPGMEMIFDRHGIPHPPAGAAIVPDAVLVPCNAFDAAGYRLGYGGGYFDRTLALIDTVAVGVGFELGRAETVYPQRHDRPMQWIVTETGAFPVRPHAA
- the ilvA gene encoding threonine ammonia-lyase, biosynthetic yields the protein MTAAIPDYLEKTLNARVYDVAEETPLDLAPNLSARIHNRIYLKREDMQPVFSFKLRGAYNKMAHLPPQALKRGVICASAGNHAQGVALSAQKLGVRAVIVMPTSTPQIKVDAVRARGGEVVLAGDSYSDAYAHSLELEKVDKLTFVHPYDDPDVIAGQGTIGMEILRAHPDPIHAIFCAVGGGGLIAGVAAYVKRLRPEIRIVGVETVDADAMTRSLAAGERVVLDQVGLFADGTAVKQIGEETFRLCREYVDEMVLVDNDAICAALKDVFEDTRSILEPSGALAIAGAKEYAKRHNLHGKCLVAVASGANMNFDRLRFVAERAEVGEQREAVFAVTIPERPGSFRKFCSLVGDRHITEFNYRYADAEQAHIFVGVSVHNRAEASRLIEMLGRHELPAVDLTDDEMAKSHVRYMVGGHAPHIDNELVYRFEFPERPGALMNFLTNLHSDWNISLFHYRNHGSDSGRVLVGMQVPPGDKTAFSAFLDRLGYESADESGNPAYRMFLG
- the hprK gene encoding HPr(Ser) kinase/phosphatase, which encodes MRQTNVALLYEAQRERLALTHVSGQLDRTISVTEDRIWPADLIGHLNLIHPARLQILGAAELSWAQRQSREKIGHHLTEIINARPPAIIVADRCQPPPILCTICENADIALFTTPHPAASVIDQLRLYLSRELSEKISLHGVFMDVLGLGVFITGNSGAGKSELALELISRGHGLVADDIVEFSRIAPTVLEGRCPAMLKDFIEVRGLGILNIRTIFGETACRRKMRLRLVVHLERRLPGQTDPSRLPMHRETQEVLGVPVLRAILPVAAGRNIAVLLEAAVRSTILQLRGIDSTQEFIDRQQRMLEGEPGPD
- the ptsN gene encoding PTS IIA-like nitrogen regulatory protein PtsN → MSLIAELLPPSNVVIDLDASSKKRVFEQAGLLFENNHGIAHSVVFDSLFSRERLGSTGLGQGIAIPHGRIKGLKDAAGAFLRLATPVQFDAPDGRPVNMLFVLLVPEQANERHLQLLSELAQMFSDRDFRERLLDAPDAATIHSLFASWGPHATDERRAAV
- the hpf gene encoding ribosome hibernation-promoting factor, HPF/YfiA family; protein product: MNLNITGHHVEVSPAIREYVTNKLDRVIRHFDNVTSVGVILSVEKLRQKAEVTLHVRGKDIYVESDDVDLYAAIDAMVDKLDRQVMKYKQKAFDHNHDALKHQSTEL
- a CDS encoding RNA polymerase factor sigma-54, giving the protein MKPTLQLKLSQHLTLTPQLQQSIKLLQLSTLELNQELERFLLENPMLEREDGDGSDFVPPPATAAATGGENENPPAASEQHPDAGPANLDEAGEWSSAGSGSSNRDDEDDSDYQEFQAAETSLRDHLDQQVSLSPLSDRDRALVRFIIEALDDDGYLNQSLEELLPLLPPELEYDLDDLSIALHHVQNLDPAGVAARTPQECLSLQLRAMRPTPARELALKIVDHHLELLAERNFVRLKRLLGCDDDALRCAHLLICSLDPHPGSQHSVQETRYIMPDVVVRKQRGRWVVTLNPEAMPKLRINSLYASILQQNRGSGGALTSQLQEARWLIKNVQQRFDTILRVSQAIVDQQRQFFDYGEVAMRPLTLREIADQLELHESTVSRVTTQKFMATPRGVFELKYFFGSHVATDTGGAASSTAIRALIRQLVEAEDGKKPLSDAKIAELLGQQGIVVARRTIAKYRESLNIPPVSLRKTI
- the lptB gene encoding LPS export ABC transporter ATP-binding protein → MSLLKVAGLQKRYKARTVVHDVGFEVGSGEVVGLLGPNGAGKTTCFYMIVGLVRADGGDITLDEALLTHLPIHARARLGLSYLPQEMSVFRKLTVAENIRAVLELQTLTEEEITTRLEQLLEELGIAHLRDNTAISLSGGERRRCEIARALATDPRLILLDEPFAGVDPIAVLDIQKIIRFLKDRGIGVLITDHNVRETLGICDRAYIISEGRVLASGRPGEIVANERVRQVYLGEHFRL
- the recX gene encoding recombination regulator RecX; translated protein: MAEISLRERAIRHLARRDHSRAELARKLAPYGTAEEIDDVLNRMHELELLSDRRFAEAWVRGKAARFGTARLRHDLAQRGVARETVDAALVSEGGGDELGRARQVWTGKFGAAPADAREWAKQARFLQSRGFGGDVIRKVLNETPDESA
- the recA gene encoding recombinase RecA, with product MDDNKAKALAAALSQIEKQFGKGSIMRMGDGTIERDIQTVSTGSLGLDIALGLGGLPRGRVVEIYGPESSGKTTLTLQVIAEMQKLGGTAAFIDAEHALDVGYAEKLGVNIQDLLISQPDTGEQALEIADMLVRSGGVEIVVIDSVAALTPKAEIEGEMGDQLPGLQARLMSQALRKLTANIKRTNTLVIFINQIRMKIGVMFGSPETTTGGNALKFYASVRLDIRRTGAIKKGDEVVGSETRCKVVKNKVAPPFKEAHFDILYGEGISREGEIIDLGVQHKIVDKSGAWYAYKGEKIGQGKDNSREFLRANPALAREIENKVRAQVGLNAMAVEAAPAGVAPVEP
- a CDS encoding CinA family protein, with the translated sequence MMDRELAALSAEAGAWLGARGMRLASAESCTGGWIAEVVTATAGSSGWFDCGFVTYSNEAKQELLGVTAATLADFGAVSEETVREMVAGTLARSRADIALAVSGVAGPGGGTSAKPVGMVCFAWGRRGAAIGSETRHFPGDREAVRRQAVIRALRGIMTYDFPAGR
- a CDS encoding phosphatidylglycerophosphatase A, encoding MPPTCRLLLSHPAHFISLGFGTGLAPHAPGTAGTLAAWLLYPLLRTPISDFVFLALLASFFVAGVIAAERTGRALGVPDHGAIVWDEIVAFWLVLFFTPAGLLWQSVAFVLFRFFDIVKPQPIRWADSRIKGGLGVMLDDVIAAGYAILALALLVRFSG